The Bacillota bacterium genomic sequence TGTTGTCCCCAAAACGGGCAATCTTTGCTCCCTGGGCATCGTGCCAGGCCGCTGCCGCTCGAGTCCAGGTACCCAATTCTGCCAGCACCCGAGGATCTTGCCAGTGCCCAACGATTACCTTCCGTTCCAATCGAAGGCGAGAAGCAATATACCCAAACTCCCGGCATCCATGGGCCGACTGATTCAGATTCATAAAATCCATATCGATTTCATCCCAGGGGATCTCCCGATTATATTGCGTATGGAGATGAACAAAGGGTTTGTGCAGACTTCGCAATCCCGGGATCCACATGCGAGCCGGTGAGAAAGTATGCATCCAGGTAACCAACCCGATACAGTTTGCTGCGGCATTGGCCTCCAAGCACAGTGCATGAATTTCCTCGGAGCTGGTCAGCACCGGCTTGTACACAACCCGAACCGGGATCGCCTCGGCTCCGTCGAGACCCTGTGCCATCTCCTTGGAGTGGGCTTCCACTTGCCTAAGGGCTTCCTCACCATACAGGTGTTGACTGCCAGTCACAAACCAGACTTCTAACTCCCCAAGAGCCACCTTCATCCCACACCCTCCCGTCGAATCAAAGTTATCTTTGATGTTCCGGGTTAGTGACCATTTTCCTTGTTGGACTGGCTCCCCTTTGTGAGTCCCGTCATATAGTACTAGGAATCAAAGCCTAACACTTGTAGTGCTGGGCAAAGAGTGAGCTGTGCCGGTAATAAGACTATGTAAAGGGAGTGTATAGGAGTGAAAAAAGCACTGGTGCTGGTACTTGTGGTGTTGGCAGGTCTATTAATGGTCTCGGGTTTGATGGTGGCCCAAGCTGCGGACTTTCCCAACAAACCCATCACCTACATCATCCCCTTCGATCCCGGAGGACAGACGGACATCGAGGCCAGGCGCCAACAGCCAATCCTTGAGGAATTGTTGGGAGTGCCTGTCATCATTACCTACCGACCCGGTGGCGGCGGTTCCGTCGGCTGGTCTGAGTTAGCCAATTCACCGCCCACGGGCTATGTCATCGCCGGCAACAACATCCCCCACATCATTCTCCAACCGCTGCAAAGGGGCAATGCCGGCTATAACACCGAAGATCTGGAACCGGTTTCCCTGTTTCAAACTACCCCCATCGGACTCGCGGTTCTCAAATCCAGTCCCATTGAAAGTTTCGAGGATTTTGTCCAGTATGCTAAGGAACACCCCGGGGCAATTACCATCGCAGGATCGGGAACCTACTCAGGGCATCACATCGCCTATTTGCAGTTGGAGAAACTGGCTGGAATCAAGACCACCTACATCCCCTTCACCGGGGCTGCACCCCAGATCACGGCCTTCCTGGGCGGTCACACCACAGCCATTTTGGCCAACTCCAATGACTTGGTGCAGCATCAGGATCGGATTCGGGTCCTAGCTATCGGTGACGACCAGCGCTTTCCCAGCCTTCCCGATGTACCGACCTTCGTAGAACTGGGCTATGACATGATTCCCCGGATCGACCGCGGGATCTGTGTTCCCAAGGGCACCCCACCAGAGGTGATCGCCATCCTGGAAGCAGCCTTTCTAAGCATCGCCAGGGACCCTGAGATTCAGTCTCAGATGATTGAGCAGGGGTTTGTTCCCATGGCCCTGGGGGCACAGGAGTACAAGGAATATATTGCGCTGAAAACCGTGGAATACAGCGAGTTAATGCAGGCACTGGAGGACCGGTAGGAGGGGAAGGGAAACTACCCCTCCCACCGGCAAGGTCTGTGGTAGCCTGCAAGTTGGGAGGTCAAAGTCTTGCTGGAACACTTGTTATTTGCCTTCGGTGAAATCTTCGCGCCCAGTAATTTCCTACTGCTGGTCCTAAGCGGCATTGCGGGAATCATCGTGGGCTGTCTGCCTGGGTTGACGGCAACGATGGCTTTAGCCCTCTTGGTTCCCTTTACCTTCACGATGCCAGCCATCACCGGATTAATCATGCTCGGGGGATTGTATGTCGGAGCGATGTTCGGCGATGCCATTCCTGCCACACTGATCAATACCCCAGGCACCCCATCGGCCATTGCCACCACCTTTGATGGCTATCCCCTGGCAAAAAAGGGGCTAGCTCAACATGCTTTGACCGCCAATGCCTTTAGTTCCCTGGTGGGTGGACTGATCGGCACCATTCTCCTGCTCACGCTGTCCCCTCCCTTGGCGGAACTGGGGCTGAAGTTTGGACCTCCAGAGTACTTCTGGATGGCCATCTTTGGTTTGACCATCATCGGCACCCTGGCCTCCCAGTCAATTCTCAAGGGGTTGACGGGAGGAGCCCTGGGCTTGCTCCTCAGCACCATCGGGATTTCTCCCATTGCCGGTGATGTTCGGTTCACCTTCGGAGTAACGAACCTGCAGGCGGGAGTAGACCTAATGGTTGCCTTGATTGGCTTTTTCTGCATCCCCCAGGTGCTGGAGATGGTGGAATTCGGGGTCAAGCACCATCGACCGGTGAAATACAAACCCCAGAAGGGCGTCGCTCTTCAGACTATCGCCTTTCTCCTCCGCAAACCGATACTTTTGATCCGCTCATCATTAATTGGGGTCCTGATTGGGATCATCCCTGGAGCCGGCGGAAACATTGCTGCCCTAGTGTCCTATAACGAAGCTGTCCGATGGTCGAAAACCCCCGAGGAGTTTGGCAAAGGCAACATTGAGGGAATTGCGGCGACAGAAACCGCAAACTGCTCCGTGGTCCAGGGTTCCCTCATCCCGATGCTGACCCTAGGGATTCCCGGTTCGCCCGCGGCAGCGGTGATCCTAGGCGCACTGATGCTCCATGGCATGCGTCCCGGTGCGGAGATGTATACCACCTTTGGTCATATCACCTATACCTTCATTTTTTCTTTCTTTGTCGGCGTGATCGTGATGTTCATCTTTACCGCTTGGGGCTCTCGGATCTTCGCCAGAATGGTTAACGTACCCCTCCAGCATTTGGCACCAATGATTGCCTTCCTGGCCATAGTTGGCTCCTTTGCCATTCGCAACAGTCTGCTGGATGTGGGGCTCATGTTGCTCTTCGGCCTTTGCGCCTATGTTCTCCACAAGCTGGGCTTTGAGTCAGGACCGGTAGTTCTAGGACTAATCATGGGTCCCTTCGCCGAGCAGGGTCTGGTGCAATCGATCCTCATGGGGCGGGCCTCGGGCTCCGTTCTGCGCCTGATGTTTAGTCGGCCCATTAGCTTGGTTCTCATCGGTCTTTGTCTAGCCTCGGTAATTTGGCCGATGGTATCCCACTGGCAAGGAAAGCTGAGGACAGGGCAACGGGAGCAGGGACCCGCAGCTGCCGAGCAGCCTAGTGCAGCAATCACTGAGGAAGGGGTGGTGATGGGCCGTGATCAATAGTGACACCCTCTCTGGGCTTTTGACCTTAGCCCTAACCTTAGTGGCATGGTATCACTCCCGGGATTTCACCTATTACGGCGGACTCTTCGTTAATTGGGTGCTGGCCGTCTTGTTGGCGTTAGGCCTAACTTCAGCGGTGAAGGGACTGCTGCCGGCAAGGCGCAACCAGCCCAAAGAGAAGCCGGATCCAGCAGCCTATCGCAAGGTCCTGGCAACCCTGCTGGTTCTGGCTCTGGGAATTGCAGCCATGCCCTGGATCGGGTTTGTCCTGGGCAGTATCGCCATCTATACCCTAATTTCAATGCTGATTGCTCCCACCCGCCCAAGGTCTCCAAAGGGATGGGCCCAAACCCTAGTAATAGCTGCCATCACCTCTGGGGTCTTTTACGCGGTCTTTCGGTATGTCTTGATGGTGCCACTGCCCACGGGCACCTGGTTTGGCTAGCGCCTCCCACCCCTACAGCGTGGCTAGGAGGCAAATCTCCCCTTTGATCCAGAAAACGAGGCAGCCAGGATTCTACCCTCAGGCGGTAGATTCCTGGCTGCCTTGAATTCTATAACAGCCGCTGGCGCAGGTTTTCCGGGGAATCCATCGATAGGTATCCCACTGGGATATCAAAGATGGTAACCGCGCCGGTCTTGCCCTCCCGATGGAGACGGTACACCGCTCGAGCATAGGCTACCAAGACACTGGCGGTAAATTCCGGATTACTGTCTAACCGCAGGGAGAACTCCACCACTTGGTGGTGTTCGTCCCGTCGGCCGGTGGTGGCACTGCGAATCACCAATCCACCGTGGGGCATCTGGGAATGCTCCCGCAGCAGCTCCTCCTCGGTGATGAAGGTCACCTTCGTTTCATAATCGGCAAAGTAGTTGGGCATCGCCTTGATCTCTGCCGCGATCCTATCCTGATCCGCGCCCTCCTCTGCCACCACGTAACAATCCCGCAGGTGTTGCTCTCCCACCGCCAGCTCCGGTTGCTCCCCGGCTCGGACTCGATCCAAGGCCGCTGAAATCGGAATGGTGTACTGGACGGCATTTTTTACTCCGGGAATGCGCCGAATGGCATCGGAATGACCTTGGCTTACCCCTCGACCCCAGAAGGTATAGGTCTTACCTCCGGGCAACAGGGCCTCGGTCATCAGACGCTGGAGGGAAAACAGCCCCGGATCCCACCCGATGGAGATTGCCGCCAGCTTGCCCTTGGCTTTGGCGGTTTTGTCCATCAGGGCAAAATACTCTGGAATCCGGCTGTGGGTATCAAAGCTATCTACGGTGTTAAACATAGCGGCAAACTCCGGCCCTTGCTGAGGCAGATCCGTTGCCGACCCACCGCACAAAATCATCACATCGATCTGATCGGTGTACTCATGGGCCTTTGACACATTGAGCACCAAAGTCCCCTGTTCTCCTGTATTAACCTGTTCCACGGGCCGCCGGGTGAACACAGCCACCAGTTCCATGTCGGGGTTCTTGGCAACGGCCAGCTCAACACCCCGACCTAAATTCCCATAACCGACAATGCCTATTCGAATCTTTTCTGTCACTTCGCTTCCTCCCATAGTCGCCTTGCAACATCTTCTGCTCTGTTCATTCCATGACCTATGACGGCAATGTCAGCGGCAGCAGCTAGTAAGGCAGCTGTACCGGGGCATCGGCCACTACTTCAAATTGGCCCAGCAAGACACTGCGGCCCGTCAATTCAGCACTGCGGGCATCGGGCTGTTGTCCCCCGACACTGACCTGGAAGGTTCCCGGCTCCAGCACCGCGGCTCCCGCCTCATCAATCAGCGCCAACTGTCGCGGGGTCAGGGTAAATTCCACTACCTGCTCTTCCCCAGGGCGAAGGTGAATCCGCCGGAATCCCTCTAGACGCCAGCGGGGAACGGGAACCGAGGCCTCCAGGTCAGTCAGATAAAGCTGTACCACCTCATCCCCGGCCAACTCTCCCACGTTCTTGACGGTGACCTGGACCTTGACCGAATCCTCGGGCCCAACCTGGGACCCTTCGATCTTTAGCCCGGAGTATTCGAAATCGGTGTAAGACAGTCCATACCCAAAGGGATACAGAGGAGTATCGGTCATATAGCGGTAGGTTCGTCCCGCCATGCTGTAATCGGTAAACTCCGGAAGCTGATCCAGGGACTTAACATAGGTCACCGGCAGCCGTCCCGCGGGGTTGTAGCGACCAAAGAGAACATCGGCAATCGCGGTTCCGCCCTCTTCACCGGGATACCAGGCCTGTAAGATGGCCGGGACATTCTCCTGGGCCCAGTTGATGGTCAAGGGGCTGCCGCTAAAGAGGACCAGCACCACGGGCTTTCCTAACTGACACACCGCCTGGAGCAACTGCTCCTGCAGCACCGGCAGAGATAGACTGATGCGGTCTCCACCGCCATCGGAGTTAGCTACGTCACCTTCTTCCCCCTCAAGTTCCGGAGAAATACCCAGGCACATCACCACAACATCGGCCCGTTGGGCCACGGCTAGAGCCTCAGCAAAGCCATGGGTGGGCTTGACGCCCCAAGGAGCATCGGGAGAACCCTCGTACAAAGAGCATCCCTCGGCGTAGTACACCTTTGTCTCCGGCTTCACCGCTTGGCGAATGCCTTCCAGAGCAGTCACGTACCGGGAGGGAGTACCGAAGTAGTTGCCCAACAGGACACTCTTGCGATCGGCATTGGGTCCGATGACGGCAATGGATTGGATCTTGTCCCGATCCAAGGGAAGCAGTCCATCCTGGTTTTTCAACAACACCATACTCTCCCGCGCAGTTTCGAGAGCCAGCTCCCGATGGGCTTCACAGGCATTTACCTCGAAGGGGATTTGGGCATAGGGAACCCGCTCCGGTGGATCGAACATTCCCAACTTGAAGCGAGTGCGCAGCAGCCGACGCAAGGCTACATTTATTTCTTCTTCAGAGATTAGGCCCTGTTCCGCGGCAGCCACCAAGCTGGGGAAGGTGTGACCACAATTGAGGTCGCAGCCATTCTTAACCGCCAAGGCTGCCGATTCCTCCGGTGACTGGGTAACCTTGTGCCGTGCATGGATATCGTCAATGGCACCACAGTCGGATACCACATGGCCGGCAAATCCCCACTCCTGGCGCAGGATCTCCTCTAGCAGGGTGGGACTGGCACAGCAGGGCTCGCCATTGGTTCGATTGTACGCACCCATCACCGCCTCAACTTGGCCCTCCTGCACACAGGCTTTGAAGGCCGGCAAATAGGTCTCCCGCAGGTCCTTGGCACTGACCTGGGCATCGAACTCATGGCGCAGGGACTCTGGCCCGCTGTGGACGGCGTAGTGTTTGGCGCAGGCGGCAACCTTGAGATATTTCGGGTCATGGCCCTGCAGCCCCTTAATAAAGGCTACCCCCAACCGGCTCGTTAAGTAGGGATCCTCACCATAGGTTTCCTGTCCCCGGCCCCAGCGGGGATCCCGGAAGATGTTGACATTGGGAGACCAGAAGGTCAATCCCTTGTAAATCCCGCGGTCGCCATGGCGGGCGGCTTCATGATGCTTGGCTCGAGCCTCATCGGAGATTACCGAACCCACCTCTTCCAGGCGCTCGGGGCTAAAGGTAGCCGCCATCCCGATGGACTGAGGGAAAACTGTGGCCACTCCCGCCCGCCCAACGCCGTGGAGACATTCGTTCCACCAGTTGTACTCTGGAATTCCCACTGAAGAGAGTGCTGAGGAGTTATAGATCATCTGGGATACCTTCTCCTCCAGCGTCAACCGGGACAACAGATCTTCAATCCTGGCCTCTAGGGGTTGATCCGGATCCCGAAACAGTGGTAACTCTTGGGCTTTTGTGTTTTTGGCTTCCATGCCTGTACCTCCTTTAACCTTAGGTCCTACCCTTCGGCGATTAATTGGCTACTAAATCGATTCAGTTTTTCCGTCGCAAACACCTGCGATACCCAGGGGATTACAGGAGTTTATTTCAGGTTAACCGAAGTCTTTCATAAGTACAGAATTAAGGCCCTTGTCCGTGGAAGGAGTGATCCGGTGAATCGAGAAAACTCCACCAGATTTCTCGATGCCTTCGCCCACATAGAGCAGGCCCTAGAGGATATCTTAGGCACTACTAGACACAAACCTTTTTATCAGTTGGTGGACGAAGCGGCCCGTAAAGACCCCTTTGTTCAGGATATTGCCGTGGAACTAAAGGAATACGGCGATCTGCGCAACGCCATCGTGCACGAACGAATCGACGATGAACCCATCGCGGAACCCCATGCAGAAACCGTAGCCCGCATCGAGCGAATTCGTGACTTGCTGCTGGAGCCGCCCAAGGTTGATCAGGAATTTCTCGGGCCGGTGATTACCTGCCAAACCACAGATTTAGTCAGCACCGCCGCGGAACTGATGTACCAACACTCCTTTTCTAAGATTCCCGTATACGATGAGGAGAACAGATTCGTTGGACTGCTAACTGCTGAGGCCATCACCCATTGGCTCGGTGCCCAGCTGCAAAAAAGGAGCAACGATCTCTATCGGGAAAGGGTGGAATCGGTACTGAAGTATGTGGACGAAAGAACCACCAGTTTCCGGTTTATCAGTCGCCACACCCCCGTGTTTGAAGTGATGCGGCTCTTTGATGAAACTACCCATCGGGGGCAGCGGTTGCAGGCGGTGATTATCACCCACGACGGACGGGAGGACGCACAGCCCCTGGGAATCATCACCGTCTTTGATCTTCCGAAGATTTTCAACTTGATCAACTAGGGGAGAGGGCCAGCGAGGCTAGACACTCCCTAGACCCTGTAGTATAGTATAAATGAGACAGCTTCCTTGCTGCGGCCGCTGATGGTGGTGGGAAGAAATAGGCTCAAGATAGACCGGGATTTCTCCCAACCGATACCAGGAATTACCGTGGCAAGTACTGTCAAAATACGTCCGGTACCCCTTTGGGACTGGAACGGAGGGGAAAAAATTGAATCTAACTACCCGTCAAATTGTTGTGATCGGCATGCTGGGAGCTATTTCCATTGTGCTGGCGGTCTCGCCCTTGGGCTTTATTCCGATGCCCACGGGAGTTCACGTCACCATCATGCACATCCCGGCGATCATTGGGGGAATTTGGCAAGGGCCGGTATCGGGAGCCTTGGTGGGTCTAATTTTCGGCATCTATGCGCTGCTGAATCCCATTCCCGCCTTCTTTTCCGATCCTCTTGTCTCGGTTCTTCCCCGATTGCTGATCGGAGTTACCGCCTATTACGTCTACCGCGGCTGGTTCCACCGACGGACCAAGGTGATTGCTGCTGCCCTGGTGGGTTCTGCCACCAACACCATCGGTGTCTTGGGGATGATCGCCCTAAGGGGCTACCTACCCTTTGAGGCAGTGGCGGCCGTTGCCTTGAGCAACGGGATATTGGAGATGATTGTCTCCGCCATTGTGACCGCTCTCATCATCCGAGCGCTGTCCAAGGTGAGGGGTTTTTCGCTGCTTAGCTGAACAGACGGAATCAACTAACGGAGGGAATCCCGATGCTGTTGGCTGTCGACGTTGGTAACACATCCACGGAATACGGAGTCTTTGAGAAGGATCGTTTGGTTGCCAATTGGCGACTGAATACCCACCGTTTCCAAACCGCCGATGAGCTGGGTTTGATCACAAGTCTGATCCTCCATCAGCGAGGACTTAGACCAAGGGTCATCGACGGAATGATCATTGCCAGCGTGGTTCCCCCCGTCTTGCCTAACCTGCGGGAAATGGCCCGCACCTATTTCGATCTCGAGCCCTTGGTGGTTGGACCGGGAATCAAGACTGGGATCCCACTGCGGTTCGATCACCCAAGGGAGATCGGGGCCGATCGGATCTGTAACGCGGTGGCCACCATAGCCAAGTACGGCGGACCCGCGATTATTGTCGACTTTGGCACCTCCACGAATTTCGATGCCATTTCCCCATCCGGCGAGTACCTGGGCGGGGCCATCGCCCCGGGCATCAGGCTCTCCATGGAAGCCCTCTTTGGCAAAGCATCTCGGCTGCCTCAAGTGGACCTGTCCCGGCCGCCGTCGGTGATTGGCAAGAATACCGTTGACAGCCTTCGAGCTGGCATCTTCTTCGGCGTCTTTGGCCAAATCAAAGAAATTGTCACCAGAATGGCTGAGGAAATAACGGGAAATCCCACGGTGATCGCCACAGGCCCCTACGCTGAGCTTTTTACCCAGGAGATGGACCTGATTGCTCATGCCGAGCCCCATCTAACCCTGCAGGGTCTGCAGCTAATCTTCAGCTACAACCAGTCATAGAGGATAATCAGCAAGTGTAGTATTCAACAGCTCCAGCGATGGAGCTGTTTTCTTTTGGCAGGACTCCCCTTCTCCAAGGTGAAACTAGCGATCAAGTCAACAGCATCAAGTGGAAAGGGAGGAGTCACGATGAGAAGATATGTGGTGGCTTGCCGCACCCAAAGGGAGCAGCTGCCCGTTGTGGCCGCGGCAGGATTAAAATATGTGGAGATCGATATCGTTCCTGAATCGGAAGTTGCTTCCCTCAAAGGGACTTTGACGGACTTGGGGCTGGTGGCCAGTTCCGTAGTAGTGAGGATGGACATCAATTCCGATGCAGGGATTGCCCACCTACCTTCGGCCTTTTCCGTCGTTGAGCAGCTGGGAGCCTCGGTGGTTTTTACCAGTGTTAGCGCCAATGAATCCGAGCCCGAGGCCGCGATCCAAAGGCTCCGGCGGGTTGGTGATTTAGCCAAAGAGCATGGATTAACCGTTGCCCTGGAGACCCATCGCAACCTAGCGGAAAATTCTCAAGTACAGCTGCGGACCATGTCGGCAGTAGATCACGAAAACATCCGGATTAATTTCGATACGGGAAATATCTATTATTACAATCGGGGTCTTGATGCCGTCAGCGAGCTGAGCCATGCCCTGCCCTACGTCGCCAGTCTCCACCTGAAGGATACCATGGGGGAATACGAATCCTTTGACTTTCCGCCCCTGGGCCAGGGTATCGTGGACTTTCCCGGTGTGTTCAACCTCTTGGACCACTGGCGATTTGATGGCCCCTTGACCATGGAACTGGAGGGACCCATCATCCAGGAGTTAGGGCTGGCCAAGGCCCTGGAAGTTTCCATCAGCTACCTCAAGGATCTGGGCCTGGTGATCCCCTAGAATGGCTGCCCCCACCCGTTGCTGATTAATATTTCAAAGCTAGGGTAAATAATAGATAGGTAGTAGAACTTCAGTGGTGGGAGGCAAAAGGATGACTAAGGTATATGTTCTTTATGCCAGCATGTTTGGACACACCAAGGTGCTGGCAGAGGCAATCGCTGAAGGCGCAGAGAGCGTGGAAGGCGCTGAGGTGGTACTGGAGTCCGTCGAAGATGTCAATCTGGAAGAGCTGAAAACCGCCGATGCTATCATTTGGGGATCCTCGGGGTTCTTTGGCACCCCCAACCCGAAGATGGCTACCTTCCTCTCGAAATTAGGTGGGATGTGGGCCACGGGAGATCTCAGGGGCAAAGTAGGAGGTGTCTTTGCCACCACTTCGACTCAACACATGGGTATTGAGCAGATTCTCCGGGTGCTCCAACTGCCCATGCAGCATCATGGTATGATTGTGGTTTCCAACACCGGTGAATTAACACCGGAAAGGACACTATATGGTTGTCCCTATGGAGCGGCCGCCACTATACCCGTTGAAACCTCTAAGGATGCACCGATGAATCGGCCTCGGCCAGAGGAAATGGAGCTGGCCAAAGAGTACGGGGCGTTAGTAACCAAGACCGCAGCCCGGTTGAAATAGGATACCGGAGCACTTCACCAACGGAAAAAGCCCTGACGGGGAGGTTCCCTTCGTAACCCCTCGTCAGGGCTTTTTGTTCTGTGAAAGGAGGAGATCACTAGAAACTATTAATCTCTAGACATCTAGGGCCACCAACGTTCCTTTGCAGTTGTTGGTGGTTATTGCTACCTCCTTCAGCTTGGCTAATTGATGCGTTTATTATACCCCAAGGCACAATATCTGGCGGGAGAATTCCTGCTATCCCCGTCGCAGGCCCTTGCTACCAAGGCATCTGAGCCCGAACCACGTCCATCACCGCGTCCCCTCGGTTAATGGGATGTTCGGAATCTACCCCTGAGAGGATAAAGTGGGCTTCCGCCTCCCCATCTCCCCGCTCCAGCTTCACGAGAATCTGGTTCCATCCTGCCTTGAGGGTAGCCTCCGCGTAGTTAACTCCGTCGCCCCCTTCGTTGGGTGCCAGGGGCACCACCTGCGTTGTTCGATGGATGGGCTCTCCGTTGATCCAAAACTGCATCCGGTTGTTGTTGGGCACGCCAATCAGCACCTGGCGCTCCTTGAGGGCCTCCACGAAATGGGCTAGATACACCACTCCCTGCCTTCCGTCGAATAACTCCTCAGGGCGAAGATCGTTATCGTGGCGCCAAATCTCCCTCCAGCCGTCGGGAACTGCCGTCAATATCTCTGTCTCCACCACACCGCAGTCATCCTCCAGGTTCTTACCGACAAACACCGGGGAAACCAACCAGCGAAAGCCCCCAGCGTAGACCAAGGGGATTCCCATCAAGCCCGGTCGGTCCTCGACCCAGATCTCAATCATCCCCCGATTGGATAATTCAATGGCATCGGGACTAGCTGATACCTCAAACTCAAGGGCCAGTTTCTGGTATGGCTCCAACTCTGCTTGCTGGCTTTCCCGAGGCGATATGTTCCAGTCCTTGGGAAGGCACACTGTCACGGTGCAATTGAGGCTCTCTGCTCCAGGATTAGCCAGGGTGAGGGTAAACCTGCTGGGTTGGTCTCCCACCACCGCGGCTGAATGATGGTAGGTCACCTCCGCCTGCAGGGTCTTGAGATCGAACTTCAGGGTATCGGGTCGATAATGATGCAGGGATGCTAGATCCAGGTCAAAGGTAGGGGGACTCTGCTTCTGTGAGATACTGTCTACAATCTCTACTTTGCAGTTCCAGTAATTCAACACCCGGAGAGCCATTTGGTAGACCTCTTCCGTGAGTTCATGGAGATTAGTGGGAGCGGTGAGGTTCTTGATGCCACCGGTGTTAACGTTGGTGGTAATCTCATCACCTAGGGGCTGCACCCACTTTTCCGGCAATCCCTGACGACCGAGAATAATGCCGAGAATTGCTCCCAAGGTAGCCCCGGTACAGTCGGTGTCCCAACCACAATTGACGGCCTTGCACAGGGCATCGGCAAAGTCCTCTCCCCACAGCCACCCTACCGTCTGGAAGGCCAGGTTCAAGGGCGAGTATTGGGCAACGGGGCTGTAGAACTCGGTCTTGAGAATCTCCCGGGCCTCGATCCAGGATCGACCTTGGTGGTACAGCTCAAGGGTGCGGGTGATCGCCCGGTGGGTCTTGCAGCTGGCGGGAATGGCGCTTAGCCCCAAGGAAATAAGTTCAAACTTGTCATCGATGACAAAGGCACAGGACTCCACCACCGCGTTAAAGATTTCTCCATATACCGATTCGCCGCCGGCGTGATCACAGATCGCGTCTTGAAAGGCATAATGGGCAGCAACCTGGGGCGCGGCCGGCGCCACACAGGCCCAGATCTCCGAACGGATGGGGCTTCCCATACAATCGATAAACCAGTTGTTATACCATCCAGAAACGGGAGGCTGCAATCCCTTTACCAAATTGGTCTTATGCAACCCGTATTCATCGAAGTTGTAGGCAACACAGTTTAACCAATAGTCCGCCAAATCCCGGGCAGTCAACCCCGGCCCCCGCTCCTTCAGGGCCTGGAGCCAGATCAGCTGCAGTTCTAGATCGTCG encodes the following:
- a CDS encoding tripartite tricarboxylate transporter substrate binding protein, encoding MVSGLMVAQAADFPNKPITYIIPFDPGGQTDIEARRQQPILEELLGVPVIITYRPGGGGSVGWSELANSPPTGYVIAGNNIPHIILQPLQRGNAGYNTEDLEPVSLFQTTPIGLAVLKSSPIESFEDFVQYAKEHPGAITIAGSGTYSGHHIAYLQLEKLAGIKTTYIPFTGAAPQITAFLGGHTTAILANSNDLVQHQDRIRVLAIGDDQRFPSLPDVPTFVELGYDMIPRIDRGICVPKGTPPEVIAILEAAFLSIARDPEIQSQMIEQGFVPMALGAQEYKEYIALKTVEYSELMQALEDR
- a CDS encoding C4-dicarboxylate ABC transporter permease; protein product: MLFAFGEIFAPSNFLLLVLSGIAGIIVGCLPGLTATMALALLVPFTFTMPAITGLIMLGGLYVGAMFGDAIPATLINTPGTPSAIATTFDGYPLAKKGLAQHALTANAFSSLVGGLIGTILLLTLSPPLAELGLKFGPPEYFWMAIFGLTIIGTLASQSILKGLTGGALGLLLSTIGISPIAGDVRFTFGVTNLQAGVDLMVALIGFFCIPQVLEMVEFGVKHHRPVKYKPQKGVALQTIAFLLRKPILLIRSSLIGVLIGIIPGAGGNIAALVSYNEAVRWSKTPEEFGKGNIEGIAATETANCSVVQGSLIPMLTLGIPGSPAAAVILGALMLHGMRPGAEMYTTFGHITYTFIFSFFVGVIVMFIFTAWGSRIFARMVNVPLQHLAPMIAFLAIVGSFAIRNSLLDVGLMLLFGLCAYVLHKLGFESGPVVLGLIMGPFAEQGLVQSILMGRASGSVLRLMFSRPISLVLIGLCLASVIWPMVSHWQGKLRTGQREQGPAAAEQPSAAITEEGVVMGRDQ
- a CDS encoding tripartite tricarboxylate transporter TctB family protein — protein: MINSDTLSGLLTLALTLVAWYHSRDFTYYGGLFVNWVLAVLLALGLTSAVKGLLPARRNQPKEKPDPAAYRKVLATLLVLALGIAAMPWIGFVLGSIAIYTLISMLIAPTRPRSPKGWAQTLVIAAITSGVFYAVFRYVLMVPLPTGTWFG
- a CDS encoding diaminopimelate dehydrogenase, with the translated sequence MTEKIRIGIVGYGNLGRGVELAVAKNPDMELVAVFTRRPVEQVNTGEQGTLVLNVSKAHEYTDQIDVMILCGGSATDLPQQGPEFAAMFNTVDSFDTHSRIPEYFALMDKTAKAKGKLAAISIGWDPGLFSLQRLMTEALLPGGKTYTFWGRGVSQGHSDAIRRIPGVKNAVQYTIPISAALDRVRAGEQPELAVGEQHLRDCYVVAEEGADQDRIAAEIKAMPNYFADYETKVTFITEEELLREHSQMPHGGLVIRSATTGRRDEHHQVVEFSLRLDSNPEFTASVLVAYARAVYRLHREGKTGAVTIFDIPVGYLSMDSPENLRQRLL
- a CDS encoding glycoside hydrolase family 3 protein: MEAKNTKAQELPLFRDPDQPLEARIEDLLSRLTLEEKVSQMIYNSSALSSVGIPEYNWWNECLHGVGRAGVATVFPQSIGMAATFSPERLEEVGSVISDEARAKHHEAARHGDRGIYKGLTFWSPNVNIFRDPRWGRGQETYGEDPYLTSRLGVAFIKGLQGHDPKYLKVAACAKHYAVHSGPESLRHEFDAQVSAKDLRETYLPAFKACVQEGQVEAVMGAYNRTNGEPCCASPTLLEEILRQEWGFAGHVVSDCGAIDDIHARHKVTQSPEESAALAVKNGCDLNCGHTFPSLVAAAEQGLISEEEINVALRRLLRTRFKLGMFDPPERVPYAQIPFEVNACEAHRELALETARESMVLLKNQDGLLPLDRDKIQSIAVIGPNADRKSVLLGNYFGTPSRYVTALEGIRQAVKPETKVYYAEGCSLYEGSPDAPWGVKPTHGFAEALAVAQRADVVVMCLGISPELEGEEGDVANSDGGGDRISLSLPVLQEQLLQAVCQLGKPVVLVLFSGSPLTINWAQENVPAILQAWYPGEEGGTAIADVLFGRYNPAGRLPVTYVKSLDQLPEFTDYSMAGRTYRYMTDTPLYPFGYGLSYTDFEYSGLKIEGSQVGPEDSVKVQVTVKNVGELAGDEVVQLYLTDLEASVPVPRWRLEGFRRIHLRPGEEQVVEFTLTPRQLALIDEAGAAVLEPGTFQVSVGGQQPDARSAELTGRSVLLGQFEVVADAPVQLPY
- a CDS encoding CBS domain-containing protein; translation: MNRENSTRFLDAFAHIEQALEDILGTTRHKPFYQLVDEAARKDPFVQDIAVELKEYGDLRNAIVHERIDDEPIAEPHAETVARIERIRDLLLEPPKVDQEFLGPVITCQTTDLVSTAAELMYQHSFSKIPVYDEENRFVGLLTAEAITHWLGAQLQKRSNDLYRERVESVLKYVDERTTSFRFISRHTPVFEVMRLFDETTHRGQRLQAVIITHDGREDAQPLGIITVFDLPKIFNLIN
- a CDS encoding ECF transporter S component gives rise to the protein MNLTTRQIVVIGMLGAISIVLAVSPLGFIPMPTGVHVTIMHIPAIIGGIWQGPVSGALVGLIFGIYALLNPIPAFFSDPLVSVLPRLLIGVTAYYVYRGWFHRRTKVIAAALVGSATNTIGVLGMIALRGYLPFEAVAAVALSNGILEMIVSAIVTALIIRALSKVRGFSLLS